In one Flavobacteriales bacterium genomic region, the following are encoded:
- a CDS encoding two-component regulator propeller domain-containing protein, which yields MRNSSLFAVMFGSACATAQQTEVTRYDVDQGLPQSMVNHVLQDADGFIWLGTGDGLARFDGHRFISYKHDPRAAESLSHNSIWGIMEQDERHLLIGTRTGLDVLDRRTGRFVHAATSLPEKQDGCWQPVWRRADGALLYSPLTRTLLHVQEGSSSLQQLRHTASYAMHADPGSGTITQVLWPDTLLTLLPDGQERIDRLPNPRQEQITGLLPLGSRWLMLTDLSAWTWSPEEGRRPLPPETQAWMDRASKGKRGAIGPDGGIWVSQSGAGVAVLDRDLRIVQRYPLLPEHERPLDITVIAFDRQGNAWVGTDGKGVFRIAPQRIRFGRCMPGQGMGWEPPSWFVRGFAQWDAHQVLVHLYQGGFALFDERTDALQPLDLPHSTRAALADPEYSGPWTDAQGILWLRDIYSVTALEPGTGRLLLPHRTTHGNALAIGPDGDAVVISREGLHAMRHGPDGIRALPLPSDSLRRWMSAVKTVPSRLAFDHRGRLLACQSTMPIAVWQDDRPIPAGPFPSSTRFTAVAQGAEGDLWMTTNEGLYLLSGKDLSVKRHWTVHDGLPDQFLYGMLQGDDGAWWISSNKGLCRFDPARDAFTAFGPMDGLQSTEFNSGAFLRSASGRLYFGGINGFNHFRPASLRIDPDTPLVALIGLVAQDSVVDAAALGDAPAIVLPFGRNQLLIDLAVLEMTAPERNHYRWRITGYSDWAEQPADRPITLTNMPAGRFTLEVIGVNGDGIASAPRTVLAIAVPLPFTASPGFFVLLGGLLIGGLGAAGFLLYRQHVRRRQQRAEQELKEMRIRARIAHDLHDDVGSGLARITALARTAERKGAKGEDAAGDVQRVRALSQELMQDLRDVVWVNDPRDGDLAALLLRLRAYVQDLFEPTGADCVFDFPDPLPERRIGSQARRNLFLIAKEAAHNAFKYSGARRVTVRFELDATGFALELADNGKGLDAGVAPQGGHGLANMRQRAAELGADCAIAAAVDGGTSVRVAGPLPALDL from the coding sequence ATGCGCAACAGCTCCCTTTTCGCCGTCATGTTCGGCTCTGCCTGTGCCACCGCGCAGCAGACAGAGGTGACCCGGTATGACGTGGACCAGGGGCTGCCGCAGAGCATGGTGAACCATGTGCTTCAAGATGCCGACGGCTTCATCTGGCTGGGCACCGGCGATGGCCTGGCGCGTTTCGATGGTCATCGCTTCATCAGCTACAAACACGATCCCCGCGCTGCAGAGAGCCTTTCGCACAACAGCATCTGGGGCATCATGGAGCAGGATGAGCGCCACCTGCTCATCGGCACGCGCACCGGGCTCGACGTGCTGGACCGCCGCACTGGCCGCTTTGTGCACGCGGCCACATCGCTTCCGGAGAAGCAGGACGGATGCTGGCAGCCGGTCTGGCGGCGCGCTGACGGTGCACTCCTGTATTCGCCGCTTACGCGCACACTGCTCCATGTGCAGGAGGGCAGCAGCAGCTTGCAGCAGCTGAGGCACACTGCCAGCTACGCCATGCACGCCGACCCTGGCTCGGGCACCATCACGCAGGTGCTCTGGCCCGACACCCTGCTCACCCTGCTGCCCGACGGCCAGGAGCGCATCGATCGGCTGCCGAACCCCCGACAGGAGCAGATCACGGGATTGCTGCCCCTGGGCAGCCGCTGGCTGATGCTCACGGACCTCAGCGCGTGGACATGGTCACCGGAAGAGGGCCGCAGGCCCTTGCCTCCGGAGACGCAGGCATGGATGGATCGCGCATCGAAGGGGAAGCGCGGCGCTATCGGTCCTGACGGAGGGATCTGGGTGAGCCAATCGGGCGCCGGCGTGGCCGTGCTTGACCGGGACCTGCGCATCGTGCAGCGGTACCCGCTCCTGCCTGAGCATGAACGGCCGCTGGACATCACGGTGATCGCCTTCGACCGGCAAGGCAATGCCTGGGTGGGCACCGATGGCAAGGGCGTCTTCCGGATCGCCCCGCAGCGCATCCGGTTCGGCCGGTGCATGCCAGGGCAGGGCATGGGCTGGGAGCCGCCCTCCTGGTTCGTCCGCGGCTTCGCGCAATGGGATGCGCACCAGGTCCTGGTCCATCTCTACCAAGGCGGATTCGCCCTGTTCGATGAGCGGACGGATGCGCTGCAGCCGCTGGACCTTCCGCACTCCACGCGCGCCGCGCTCGCCGACCCGGAGTATTCCGGGCCTTGGACCGATGCGCAGGGCATACTGTGGCTCCGCGACATCTACTCGGTGACCGCTCTGGAACCCGGAACCGGCCGACTGCTGCTTCCGCACCGCACCACCCATGGCAATGCCTTGGCCATCGGCCCGGATGGCGATGCCGTGGTAATCTCGCGCGAAGGTCTGCACGCCATGCGCCATGGGCCGGACGGCATCAGGGCCTTGCCCCTGCCCAGCGACAGCCTACGGCGCTGGATGAGCGCGGTGAAAACGGTCCCCTCGCGCCTCGCCTTCGATCACCGAGGGCGATTGCTCGCATGCCAATCCACCATGCCGATCGCAGTGTGGCAAGATGACCGCCCGATCCCTGCCGGACCCTTCCCCTCCAGCACCCGGTTCACCGCTGTTGCGCAAGGCGCCGAAGGGGACCTCTGGATGACCACCAATGAGGGCCTCTACCTGCTCAGCGGCAAGGACCTTTCAGTCAAACGCCACTGGACGGTGCACGACGGCCTTCCCGACCAATTCCTCTATGGCATGCTCCAGGGCGATGATGGCGCTTGGTGGATATCCTCGAACAAGGGCCTCTGCCGCTTCGATCCGGCCAGGGACGCGTTCACCGCCTTCGGGCCCATGGACGGCCTGCAAAGCACCGAATTCAACTCGGGCGCCTTCCTCCGGTCGGCCAGCGGACGGCTCTACTTCGGTGGCATCAACGGGTTCAACCACTTCCGGCCCGCATCGCTTCGCATCGACCCCGATACGCCCTTGGTGGCGCTCATCGGGCTCGTTGCACAGGACTCCGTGGTCGATGCCGCAGCGCTCGGCGATGCACCGGCCATAGTGCTGCCCTTCGGCCGCAACCAGCTGCTCATCGACCTTGCCGTGCTGGAGATGACTGCGCCGGAGCGCAACCATTACCGCTGGCGCATCACGGGCTACAGCGATTGGGCCGAGCAGCCGGCCGACCGGCCCATTACGCTCACGAACATGCCCGCAGGCCGCTTCACCCTCGAGGTGATCGGCGTCAATGGCGACGGCATCGCTTCCGCACCGCGCACAGTCCTCGCCATTGCCGTCCCCCTGCCCTTCACGGCATCACCGGGGTTCTTCGTGCTGCTGGGAGGACTGCTGATCGGCGGCCTAGGCGCGGCAGGCTTCCTCCTCTACCGGCAGCACGTGCGCCGCCGGCAGCAACGCGCGGAGCAGGAACTGAAGGAAATGCGCATCCGCGCCCGCATCGCGCACGACTTGCACGACGATGTGGGCAGCGGTTTGGCCCGCATCACCGCCCTTGCTCGCACCGCCGAGCGCAAGGGCGCCAAAGGCGAGGATGCCGCAGGCGACGTGCAACGCGTGCGTGCACTCTCGCAGGAATTGATGCAGGACCTGCGCGATGTGGTCTGGGTGAACGATCCGCGCGATGGCGACCTGGCAGCGCTGCTGCTGCGGCTGCGGGCCTACGTGCAGGACCTGTTCGAGCCCACCGGCGCAGACTGCGTGTTCGATTTCCCGGATCCACTGCCCGAACGCCGCATCGGCAGCCAGGCCCGTCGCAACCTCTTCCTCATCGCCAAGGAAGCCGCGCACAACGCGTTCAAGTACAGCGGGGCCCGCAGGGTCACCGTCCGCTTCGAGCTGGACGCGACGGGATTCGCCCTGGAGCTGGCGGACAACGGGAAGGGGCTGGACGCTGGCGTGGCCCCGCAGGGCGGGCATGGCCTGGCGAACATGCGCCAGCGGGCCGCGGAGCTGGGTGCGGACTGCGCCATCGCCGCCGCTGTTGATGGCGGGACATCCGTGCGCGTTGCAGGACCGCTCCCGGCCCTCGACCTTTGA
- a CDS encoding T9SS type A sorting domain-containing protein has product MRPLNKLLACAMALMVPLCTWAQTESEPNDNIANANTVSLGVAMNGDMGGPPCVTGTSDDFFSLNLMADGQLTINTNTENTGTGSSTIRIDVYNSGGSQITWFTHATGPAGAPSSVNTTVNCLNKGLYYFRVQRGNASLCYTYALTLTLTAPLFADDIEPNNNAAQADANPLLAPAAITEGHVNFSHYGDNADFYRIETPVNGTLSITTTSEAVAAGNIRIDIYNGSVVQTNFYLTPVGTDGTPATHTQSYNCYGAGVYYLRVISNAPCGVSYQLSYSVTPPLFANDLEDNDNFSQADANPILPHGSITEGHLNFSHYGDNFDFYRIQTPTNGTLNITTNSEAFAAGDLRIDVYNGTGSQTDWYLTPIGTGGTPASHTRSFSCYGAGDYYVRVFSNGPCGVSYQLSYTVTAPVFGNDMEPNNSLPSAVVFNPDSSQAEGHLNFANYGDNNDFYKIVLPAAGSIAFGLLAEAATAGSLRVDLYNSGGGQVTWTTFPIGGDHVPTNSAVNFVGLPAGIYYLRAISANSCGVSYRFLCNDTDADGTCNYFDLCPGGPEPGTPCDDGSACTINDVIQSDCGCDGTPVDPDDGDPCTLDSCDPISGVSNIFQDADNDGTCDFFDGCPNDPNKIAPGQCGCGVPDTDTDGDLTADCNDGCPNDPNKIAPGICGCGVSDVDTDNDGTADCIDACPLLPNLVNGDPCDDGNANTVNDVVTNCICAGTLLNDDCEGVPGGPAQPGTACNDNNDCTINDVYDANCNCAGTFQDSDSDGVCDANDACPLLPNLVNGDPCDDGNANTVNDVVINCICAGTLLNDDCEGVPGGPAQPGTACNDNNDCTINDVYDANCNCAGTFQDSDSDGVCDANDACPLLPNLVNGDPCDDGNANTVNDVVTNCICAGTLLNDDCEGVPGGPAQPGTACNDNNDCTINDVYDANCNCDGTLQDTDSDGVCDADDTCPTVPGQIGSACNDGNASTINDQLDGNCNCVGTPVGPGCDFNEVELVVVNDAVSSVQWEVRAQGTGTLIANGAVNPPAGTYTLDICLPDGCYYLVVTDDGGDGIAGGGYVLRLATGERLIDNTGNMTVGVSQIAANEGFCLPLGEDKLLWSSCDKTDWRQNQFVVANPNAAVSAQFGASNANSGYQMWWFDPNGGYSFKRFQSHNTTNGLAANATRACHFQVNGWSGNQLQPNVLYNVKVRGRVAGTYLPWGRACRFVLDPLRAQCPLTKLMDIPNNQYLSCGQSRNWGAGNWIAARPVSRLNANGGTQNANRYQFRFRLPDESVVTVRTATTYLLQLNWGNTPLQPGNTYLVDVRASFDGGATWCTDFIQPSVDPWGEFCTLTIIGGSSSMNMENASGEAVENVRMALYPNPNQGDQLMLSLSAVAQGVQTVSVDLFDLFGKRVAARTIPVQDGFVNTMLELNGELANGLYMVSITAGADSYTERLVIQR; this is encoded by the coding sequence ATGCGACCACTGAACAAACTGCTTGCCTGCGCGATGGCCCTTATGGTGCCCTTGTGCACCTGGGCACAAACGGAAAGCGAACCGAATGACAACATCGCCAACGCCAACACCGTCTCGCTTGGTGTGGCTATGAACGGCGATATGGGCGGACCGCCCTGTGTGACAGGTACCAGCGATGACTTCTTCAGCCTGAACCTGATGGCGGATGGACAATTGACCATCAACACGAACACTGAGAACACCGGCACGGGCAGTTCGACCATACGGATCGATGTCTACAATTCAGGTGGTTCGCAGATCACTTGGTTCACCCATGCCACTGGACCCGCAGGCGCTCCGAGCAGCGTGAACACGACGGTGAACTGCCTGAACAAGGGACTCTACTACTTCAGGGTCCAAAGGGGCAATGCGAGTCTGTGCTACACCTACGCGTTGACCCTTACCCTGACAGCGCCACTCTTCGCGGATGATATCGAACCGAACAACAATGCCGCGCAGGCGGACGCCAATCCGCTACTCGCCCCTGCCGCGATCACCGAAGGCCATGTGAACTTCAGCCATTATGGCGACAACGCTGACTTCTATCGGATCGAGACACCGGTCAATGGCACGCTGAGCATCACGACCACCTCGGAGGCCGTCGCAGCCGGCAACATTCGCATCGATATCTACAATGGTTCCGTCGTGCAAACCAACTTCTATTTGACCCCCGTAGGCACCGATGGAACTCCCGCCACCCATACACAGTCGTACAACTGCTATGGAGCCGGAGTATACTACCTGCGCGTCATCAGCAATGCACCATGCGGCGTAAGCTACCAGCTCAGTTATTCGGTGACACCGCCCTTGTTCGCGAACGACTTGGAAGACAACGATAACTTCAGCCAGGCTGACGCCAATCCGATACTCCCCCATGGATCGATCACGGAGGGACATCTGAACTTCAGCCACTACGGTGACAACTTCGACTTCTACCGTATCCAGACACCGACCAATGGGACGCTGAACATCACAACCAACTCGGAGGCCTTCGCCGCAGGCGATCTCCGGATAGACGTGTACAATGGAACCGGTTCGCAGACGGACTGGTACTTGACCCCGATAGGCACTGGAGGAACTCCAGCCTCGCATACACGGTCGTTCAGCTGCTACGGAGCAGGGGACTATTATGTGAGAGTCTTCAGCAACGGGCCATGCGGCGTAAGCTACCAGCTCAGTTATACGGTGACAGCGCCGGTCTTCGGGAACGACATGGAGCCCAACAACAGCCTCCCTTCCGCTGTCGTCTTCAACCCCGATTCATCCCAGGCAGAAGGGCATCTGAACTTCGCGAACTACGGCGACAACAACGACTTCTACAAGATAGTCCTTCCTGCGGCCGGCAGCATCGCCTTTGGCCTGCTCGCCGAGGCAGCCACCGCAGGCAGTCTTAGGGTAGACCTGTACAATAGCGGTGGAGGCCAGGTCACATGGACCACCTTCCCCATAGGAGGTGATCATGTTCCGACGAACAGTGCGGTGAACTTCGTCGGGCTGCCCGCTGGCATCTATTATCTGCGCGCGATCAGTGCTAACTCGTGCGGGGTCAGCTACAGATTCCTATGCAACGATACCGATGCGGATGGCACGTGCAACTACTTCGACTTGTGTCCCGGTGGACCGGAACCTGGAACGCCGTGTGATGACGGCTCCGCCTGCACCATCAACGATGTGATACAATCCGACTGTGGTTGCGACGGCACACCTGTGGACCCGGATGACGGGGATCCCTGCACATTGGACAGTTGTGATCCGATCAGCGGGGTGTCGAACATCTTCCAGGATGCTGACAACGATGGCACCTGCGACTTTTTCGATGGTTGCCCAAACGACCCGAACAAGATCGCGCCGGGCCAATGCGGTTGCGGTGTGCCTGATACGGATACAGATGGTGACCTCACCGCCGACTGCAACGATGGCTGCCCGAATGATCCGAACAAGATCGCACCCGGCATCTGCGGCTGCGGCGTGAGCGATGTGGATACCGACAACGATGGAACGGCTGACTGCATCGATGCCTGCCCACTGCTGCCCAACCTGGTGAACGGCGACCCCTGCGATGACGGCAACGCGAACACAGTCAACGATGTGGTGACCAACTGCATCTGCGCCGGCACGCTGCTCAACGACGACTGCGAAGGCGTGCCCGGCGGCCCGGCCCAGCCCGGCACCGCGTGCAACGACAACAACGACTGCACCATCAACGACGTGTACGACGCCAACTGCAACTGCGCAGGCACCTTCCAGGATAGCGACAGCGATGGGGTATGCGATGCCAACGATGCCTGCCCGCTGCTGCCCAACCTGGTGAACGGCGACCCCTGCGATGACGGCAACGCGAACACGGTCAACGATGTGGTGATCAACTGCATCTGCGCCGGTACGCTGCTCAACGACGACTGCGAAGGCGTGCCCGGCGGCCCGGCCCAGCCCGGCACCGCGTGCAACGACAACAACGACTGCACCATCAACGACGTGTACGACGCCAACTGCAACTGCGCAGGCACCTTCCAGGACAGCGACAGCGATGGGGTATGCGATGCCAACGATGCCTGCCCGCTGCTGCCCAACCTGGTGAACGGCGACCCCTGCGATGACGGCAACGCGAACACGGTCAACGATGTGGTGACCAACTGCATCTGCGCCGGTACGCTGCTCAACGACGACTGCGAAGGCGTGCCCGGCGGCCCGGCCCAGCCCGGCACCGCGTGCAACGACAACAACGACTGCACCATCAACGACGTGTACGACGCCAACTGCAACTGCGACGGCACCCTCCAGGACACCGACAGCGACGGCGTGTGCGATGCGGATGACACCTGCCCCACCGTACCCGGCCAGATCGGCTCGGCCTGCAACGATGGCAATGCCAGCACCATCAACGACCAGCTCGATGGCAACTGCAACTGCGTGGGCACGCCCGTGGGCCCCGGCTGCGACTTCAATGAGGTGGAGCTCGTAGTGGTGAATGATGCCGTGAGCAGCGTGCAATGGGAGGTCCGCGCACAGGGCACCGGTACGCTCATCGCCAACGGCGCGGTGAACCCGCCTGCCGGCACCTACACCCTCGACATCTGCCTGCCCGACGGCTGCTACTACCTGGTGGTGACCGACGACGGCGGCGACGGCATCGCCGGCGGCGGCTACGTGCTGCGCCTGGCCACTGGCGAGCGCCTGATCGACAACACCGGCAACATGACCGTCGGCGTCAGCCAGATCGCCGCTAACGAGGGCTTCTGCCTGCCCTTGGGCGAGGACAAGCTGCTCTGGAGCAGCTGCGACAAGACCGACTGGCGCCAGAACCAGTTCGTGGTGGCCAACCCCAATGCAGCAGTCTCCGCCCAGTTCGGTGCGAGCAACGCCAACAGCGGCTACCAGATGTGGTGGTTCGACCCCAACGGCGGCTACAGCTTCAAGCGCTTCCAGAGCCACAACACCACCAACGGCCTTGCGGCCAACGCCACCCGCGCCTGCCACTTCCAGGTGAACGGCTGGAGCGGTAACCAGCTGCAGCCCAATGTCCTCTACAATGTGAAGGTCCGCGGCCGCGTAGCCGGCACCTACCTCCCTTGGGGGCGTGCCTGCCGCTTCGTGCTCGACCCCCTGCGCGCCCAGTGCCCACTCACCAAGCTCATGGACATCCCCAACAACCAGTACCTGAGCTGCGGACAGAGCCGCAACTGGGGCGCCGGCAACTGGATCGCTGCCCGCCCGGTGAGCCGCCTGAACGCCAACGGTGGAACCCAGAACGCCAACCGCTACCAGTTCCGCTTCCGCCTCCCCGATGAGAGCGTGGTGACCGTCCGCACCGCCACCACCTACCTCCTCCAGCTCAACTGGGGCAACACCCCGCTGCAGCCCGGCAACACCTACCTGGTGGACGTGCGTGCCAGCTTCGATGGTGGCGCCACCTGGTGCACGGACTTTATCCAGCCCAGCGTGGACCCCTGGGGCGAGTTCTGCACCCTCACCATCATCGGCGGCAGCTCCTCCATGAACATGGAGAACGCTTCGGGCGAAGCGGTCGAGAACGTGCGCATGGCCCTCTACCCCAACCCCAACCAGGGCGACCAGCTGATGCTGAGCCTGAGCGCGGTGGCCCAGGGCGTGCAGACGGTGAGCGTGGACCTCTTCGATCTGTTCGGCAAGCGCGTGGCGGCCCGCACCATCCCCGTGCAGGACGGCTTCGTGAACACCATGCTGGAACTCAACGGCGAGCTCGCCAACGGCCTCTACATGGTGAGCATCACCGCCGGTGCCGACAGCTACACCGAGCGACTGGTGATCCAGAGGTAG